The Oryza glaberrima chromosome 5, OglaRS2, whole genome shotgun sequence DNA segment gcgagcggcggcggcggctgttccCGTGCCTCTTCTGCGAGAAGAAGTTCGTCAAGTCGCAGGCGCTCGGTGGGCACCAGAACGCGCGCAGGAAggagcgcggcgccgccgccgccgccggctgcctgAACCCCTACGTCTtctacggcgccggcggcggcgccgccgccgccccggcgacGCTGTCGTTGTTGCTGCAGGTGGACAACTCGTACACCACCACCAGCTACATCGACGAACACGGccgagcagcagcgccgccgccgccgaattcCGACCACATCTGCTGGACgacggccggcgccgcctcacgcggtggcgccggcgccggcggcgaggtcgacctCGAGCTGAGGCTCTTCTGATcgagacggcgacgacgacgaacatgACGACCATGGCTGTGTTACTCCTCTACTTGTTCTACATACGAGTATACGACAAGAAATCGTCACACTGAATTACTATGCCATCAACGTGTTCAATTGTAGCATGCATGAACACTAGAAATTAGAGAgaaaaatgatcaaatataGGAGTATTGTTAAGATATATACTCCATCTAATTTGCATATGGATGTACATTGTCACGAAGTCAAGGCATGCAGTGGTGTATTTAGTGCTTATTAATAATTACAAGTGCAGGGCCGGCCCTAGGGGGGTCAGGCCGTGCGGCCGCCCGAGACCCCCAAAATCTAGGGGGGCCTATacacatatagtatatatatactacgtattatataattttaattcATAGGCCATGGGACTATATTAAGTTAGACAGTTGAATAGTCCAATTCAGAAAATGAATTTTTAGTCTCTCGTGAGGCATGTTTCAGCAAAGCCGAAGCGATATTCATCTGACTCTCGTCGCTTCGCCTTAATCACATCACGCCACTCGCGTCGTGCCGCCTTAATCATATCACGCCACTCGTTGCTCCTGCGCTCGCGGCGACTTCTCGATGTCTCGTAAATAGAAACGGCAAGTGGACACAGCAAATCGCGGCTCGCCAGTAGCCACGCTCATGTCAGTAAGGGTCTCCATATAAGTTTTTGTCCTAGGGCCTCAAAATCCCAGGACTGGCCTTGTACAAGTGTAATGCCCATGTGTGTTGCACTGGGTAAATAGCAGGGTGCGTGGCTGATGTTTGATCTTAATGATTTATCATAGCACTCTACCCAGGCATGATCATAAGCATCAACGATATGTGCGGTGATAAAAAGTTTTGTTGTTCTTGGACAGTTAATCTTCTTTATATTTGCGGGATGTGGGTGATGATGCTTCTGACGTGTGGGTCCGATGGTTATAGCTAGTATGGGATGAACAGGTGGCGAAACAACGAATACAAATTTGTGTGGTGAACAGGCGGCCTCGGGGGAGCCGATCCGTAGCCAGGCGGCAAGTTCGGATAGTAGAGATGTACAACAGCAGATCGAGATGCTCGGGATATGGAGGACAACAAATATTATGTGCAGTTAAAACATTtttacaaccaaaaaaaaatggaggaattttCTAAATACCAAATTATATACGAAGTACTACACATGGATTTATCTAATATCAATAATGAAATGGCTGATACCATGATTCTGCAACCAAGTGATTGGGGGTAAAACTATAAGAAATTCTAACATCATGCTAGCTccaaaaatatttaaaacatttgTTTCCATACAAAGTGTCTCAGTGATTCTGAAACTctagtaaatttcagaaaagcTTTTTCTTAAGAAAGGAGGAAAAATTTTGGTCACCTAGATATTGCAAGAACTGAAACAGGGAGGCATAACATAAGCTGGAAACGATCAAGTAGACAGTAATACTCCTACATAGTGATCGATGAATAGATAGAAAGGTCAGTTCGGTGTTGAAACTCGGTTGAGGCCGGTCCCGGTCCATTCTTCCATGGCCTGAGCGATGAATTCTTCCATGTCGGCGTGGGCGGCCTCGTCGAACGTCTGCAGGTAGCCGCCGGTCTCCTGGACCTCGCGGCGGACCTCCTCCTGGAACGCCTCGAACTCGAGCTCCACCTTGTCGAGGTAGGCGTTCAGCTCCTCGCGCTCCCTGCGATGCTCCGGCGAGTCGTCGTCCATGTCGCCGAAGTTCGGCGATGGCCCCTTCTCCCACGCCAGGATGAAGTTCGGCCGGCAGCTTCACGCGACGAGGTTGCTCCGTCGTCCCGGCGACCGCCTCCTCCTGATCCGTCTTCTTCTCcttgccctccgccgccgccgccgggttcaGGATCGTCGCGTCGTCGGCGTTGGCATCGGCATCCATGTGCTTGGAGATGTCGACGAGGTGATGAGGATTGTGGAAGGAAGAGGTGATTGGGGGAGGCGTCCAACTAATAGCGGACGCTAATCCAACAACGACACCGAGACCATGGCTGCGAAATCCCGAGTCCGAATTCGACAGGTGCACCCTCCTCTCGTCCATGCCGAGACGGCGCATACACTGTAGCTAGGACCAATTCTAGACTTTATGAGACGTTTTGGCCCATAATGTTGAAGCCCAATTAACAGGTATATACCGTCGCCTCCTCTCACGCCCCAGCCGTCGACGCGCCGCCCTGCGCCTGCAGCCGTCGTCTTGCCTCCGGCCGTCCGCCGCTGCGTCCGATGGATCCGCAACAACCTGAGCCCGTCAGCTATCTCTGTGGAGgtcattccttctctccttTACCTCTCGCATCGCCGCTTTGGGTTTGGCCGATTTGCCgcactgattttctttttgaagatgggatgggatgggatgggctgttttttttttttgtttttgtttttgttttggggtGATGGTTTCGCTCTCCATtggttggattggattggattatgGCTAGTTGAGTTCAGTTTTAGCTGTCAAatttttgatatgatgaaatgTGATTTTTCTCTCTTCAGATTGTGGAGCTGAGAACACACTGAAGCCAGGAGATGTGATCCAGTGCCGTGAATGTGGCTATCGCATCCTCTACAAGAAGCGCACCCGCCGGAGTATGTTTAATCCGTAACCAGTTTCTTGAACAAAAGTAGCCTTTTGTTGTTGTCATCATCTTTTGTTAGTGCGTCATTTCTTGAGCTTCCATTGGTTAGCTTACACAATAGTAGGGGCATGGTGGACCGGGTTAGTGATAGAGTACATTGTATATAGTTCGAACGGTCAGGTTGTCGTTCACAACTCAATGGCCACATACCATGTGCCTGTGTTTATCTGCCCAAGGTGGTATGGTCGCAAGGAGCCCTTGAactcaaaaaatgaaaaatcttTGAGCCAAAATTAAATGCAAACTTATCTTTACTAAAAACTGTTGTAGTATCTCTTGTACCCTGTTTTTGAGAACTGAATTTTATTCTTGCGGTTATCCTTTAGTACAGTGCAATATTCTATCTGATGTGTATCAATGTAGCTTGCAATTTGCATGTCATACTTTTTAAGGAAAAATATTTCTTTCAGTAACACATTAAATGGGGAAATtctgtttacttttttttttttcgaattgtAGCTCTATGGGCTAGTTTGTAGTCCACTTTTTCCCTGAAACTTTCTCTGAAGATTGTTTGTATATAAGAATTTTGTATTCCATGTCAGACCAGTTCAGTGGACTTGAGCTAGTGACGACACTAAAATTATCTGTACAATGATGTTTGATGGGTTATTAAGCTCTGAGTAAAAGGAAACAAGTTGAAGCACACAAGTACGTATAATAATCATCTATGCAATAATTTCTTTTGTACCTTACATTGCTGTGGATCCAGCAAAAAGGTATGAACAGTTGGCTGGTTGGATATTGATTCTAGGGATGGGAGCAAGTTGACCTGTGGGTATTCCTTGACCCgctaaattatataaatttcaATTTTGTAACTTGAAAAGTGAAATTTAGTTCGTT contains these protein-coding regions:
- the LOC127772606 gene encoding DNA-directed RNA polymerases II, IV and V subunit 12 codes for the protein MAAKSRVRIRQVYTVASSHAPAVDAPPCACSRRLASGRPPLRPMDPQQPEPVSYLCGDCGAENTLKPGDVIQCRECGYRILYKKRTRRIVQYEAR